One genomic segment of Helianthus annuus cultivar XRQ/B chromosome 14, HanXRQr2.0-SUNRISE, whole genome shotgun sequence includes these proteins:
- the LOC110907622 gene encoding uncharacterized mitochondrial protein AtMg00810-like yields MVTVRCVISLSVQNNWPLYQLDVNNAFLYGNLREEVYMSLPEGLNVEKQNKVCKLNKSLYGLKQAPRMWNERLVQVLTKLDFVQSKCDHSLFIKSGKSVFIALLVYVDDILLTGNCEHEINRIKNLLKTEFLIKDLGLLKYFLGIEVIKVTDGVCLSQRKYCMDLLNEYGMSGSKPTSCPIEQNHVLTKLTMQESKTVDVTQYQKLIGKLIYLSHTRPDIAYSVHYLSQFMHKPTETHTQIAFKVLRYLKGAPGTGILFKKGSTFHLTAFADSDWAKCIETRRSVTGFCIFLGNNLVSWKSKKQSVVSRSSAEAEYRSMCNATCEVLWLINILRELKVDVSIPVVLKCDNTAALSIAANPVFHDRTKHFEVDLFFLREKIASGIEIQWIFASLLFSDLTSKVLCGCRKKIKLNEEPNTI; encoded by the coding sequence ATGGTAACCGTAAGGTGTGTCATTAGTCTATCTGTTCAAAACAATTGGCCTCTATACCAGCTTGACGTAAATAATGCTTTCCTTTATGGAAACCTCAGGGAAGAAGTTTATATGTCTCTTCCCGAAGGGCTAAATGTGGAAAAACAAAATAAAGTCTGTAAATTGAACAAGTCTCTATATGGCTTAAAACAAGCTCCACGTATGTGGAACGAAAGACTTGTTCAAGTCTTGACTAAACTTGATTTTGTTCAATCAAAATGTGATCATTCCTTGTTTATTAAGTCTGGAAAATCTGTTTTTATTGCCCTTTTggtttatgtggatgatattttGCTAACTGGTAATTGTGAACATGAGATAAATAGGATTAAGAACCTCCTAAAAACTGAGTTCTTAATCAAAGATCTTGGCTTGCTAAAGTATTTTCTTGGAATAGAAGTAATTAAAGTCACTGATGGTGTTTGCCTCTCCCAAAGGAAATATTGTATGGACCTGTTGAATGAATATGGGATGAGTGGCAGCAAGCCCACCAGCTGTCCCATAGAACAAAACCATGTCTTGACTAAATTAACTATGCAAGAGTCTAAAACCGTCGATGTTACTCAATACCAAAAACTGATAGGTAAACTCATTTACTTATCCCACACTAGACCGGACATTGCTTATTCTGTTCATTATTTGTCTCAGTTCATGCATAAACCGACTGAGACACATACACAGATTGCTTTCAAAGTTTTGAGATACTTAAAGGGTGCTCCTGGCACTGGTATTTTGTTTAAAAAAGGAAGCACTTTTCATCTAACTGCCTTTGCAGATTCAGACTGGGCTAAATGTATTGAAACCCGCAGATCTGTCACAGGCTTTTGCATATTTCTTGGGAACAACTTGGTTTCTTGGAaaagtaagaaacaaagtgttgtTTCAAGATCATCAGCCGAAGCTGAGTACCGTTCCATGTGCAATGCTACATGTGAAGTGCTATGGTTAATAAATATCTTAAGGGAGTTGAAAGTTGATGTTAGCATTCCTGTTGTGCTGAAATGTGACAATACGGCAGCCTTATCTATTGCTGCCAACCCAGTTTTTCACGACAGGACGAAACACTTTGAAGTTGACCTATTTTTCTTAAGAGAAAAAATAGCTTCAG